Proteins from a single region of Chelonoidis abingdonii isolate Lonesome George chromosome 20, CheloAbing_2.0, whole genome shotgun sequence:
- the TUBD1 gene encoding tubulin delta chain isoform X1, with translation MSIVTVQLGQCGNQIGYEVFNAICNDFHSTHGLCSKKENESYQEACKERFFSEEKTGVPVARAVLVDMEPKVISQTLSTAARSGHWKYDHQSHFCQKQGSGNNWANGYSVHGPRYREVIMNLVQKEAEKCDRLSGFFTVMSMAGGTGSGMGAFVTQCLRDAFPTSFILNQVIWPYGTGEVIVQNYNSVLTLSHLYQSADALLVHENDAIHKICAQLMNIKKISFRDVNQVIAHQLGSVFQPTYSSEGASQYSRSPLGDLMESLVPHPEFKMLGLRNIPQMSENSLTYSTFTWPGLIKHLRQMLIANAKMEEGINWQVRPPLLVPPKASPNKALHFNTSIANLVVLRGKDVQSIDLGGFRDPALYTSWLNPQEAFKIWKTPRAFNKYEKSASLVSNSQFLLQLMDNIVGKAWNMFASKAYVHQYTKFGIEEEDFLDCFTTLEQVLSSYASL, from the exons ATGTCAATAGTCACAGTACAGCTTGGTCAATGTGGTAACCAGATTGGTTACGAGGTGTTTAATGCTATCTGCAATGACTTCCACAGCACACATGGACTGTGCTCCAAGAAGGAGAATGAATCCTATCAGGAAGCTTGCAAGGAACGTTTCTTCAGTGAGGAGAAAACTGGAG tacCTGTTGCCCGAGCTGTGCTTGTTGACATGGAACCGAAAGTAATCAGTCAGACCCTCTCAACAGCTGCTAGGTCTGGCCACTGGAAATATGACCATCAGTCACACTTCTGTCAGAAACAGGGGTCTGGAAACAACTGGGCAAATGG TTACTCTGTTCATGGGCCCAGGTACAGAGAAGTTATCATGAACCTGGTacagaaggaagcagagaaatGTGACCGActcagtggatttttcacagtaATGAGCATGGCTGGTGGCACAGGATCAGGCATGGGAGCCTTTGTGACCCAGTGCTTAAGAGATGCTTTTCCAACCTCATTTATACTCAACCAGGTTATCTGGCCCTATGGAACCGGTGAG GTAATTGTTCAAAACTACAACTCAGTTCTGACACTCTCACACCTGTACCAGTCAGCAGATGCTCTCCTTGTTCACGAAAATGATGCCATCCACAAGATCTGTGCTCAGCTAATGAATATTAAAAAGATCTCCTTCAGGGATGTAAATCAAGTAATTGCACATCAGCTGGGAAGTGTGTTCCAGCCCACTTACTCCTCAGAAGGTGCCTCACAGTATAGCAGAAGCCCACTAG gagacttaATGGAGTCTTTAGTTCCCCATCCTGAATTCAAGATGTTGGGTCTTCGTAACATACCACAGATGTCAGAGAACTCCCTGACATACAGCACATTTACTTGGCCTGGACTCATCAAACATTTAAGACAGATGCTTATTGCTAATGCTAAGATGGAAGAAG GTATCAATTGGCAGGTGCGACCACCATTGCTTGTCCCTCCAAAAGCCTCTCCAAATAAGGCACTACATTTTAACACCTCCATTGCCAACCTGGTTGTCCTGCGAGGAAAAGATGTGCAAAGCATTGATCTAG GAGGTTTCAGAGATCCAGCATTGTATACATCCTGGCTAAACCCTCAAGAGGCCTTTAAAATATGGAAAACACCAAGAGCCTTTAACAAGTATGAAAAATCTGCTTCTTTGGTCAGCAACAGCCAGTTCCTGCTGCAACTTATGGACAACATTGTGGGGAAAGCTTGGAATATGTTTGCTTCCAA AGCTTATGTGCACCAGTACACTAAGTTTGGGATCGAAGAGGAGGACTTTCTGGACTGCTTCACAACTCTGGAACAGGTTCTGTCTAGTTATGCCAGCCTTTGA
- the TUBD1 gene encoding tubulin delta chain isoform X2 — protein MEPKVISQTLSTAARSGHWKYDHQSHFCQKQGSGNNWANGYSVHGPRYREVIMNLVQKEAEKCDRLSGFFTVMSMAGGTGSGMGAFVTQCLRDAFPTSFILNQVIWPYGTGEVIVQNYNSVLTLSHLYQSADALLVHENDAIHKICAQLMNIKKISFRDVNQVIAHQLGSVFQPTYSSEGASQYSRSPLGDLMESLVPHPEFKMLGLRNIPQMSENSLTYSTFTWPGLIKHLRQMLIANAKMEEGINWQVRPPLLVPPKASPNKALHFNTSIANLVVLRGKDVQSIDLGGFRDPALYTSWLNPQEAFKIWKTPRAFNKYEKSASLVSNSQFLLQLMDNIVGKAWNMFASKAYVHQYTKFGIEEEDFLDCFTTLEQVLSSYASL, from the exons ATGGAACCGAAAGTAATCAGTCAGACCCTCTCAACAGCTGCTAGGTCTGGCCACTGGAAATATGACCATCAGTCACACTTCTGTCAGAAACAGGGGTCTGGAAACAACTGGGCAAATGG TTACTCTGTTCATGGGCCCAGGTACAGAGAAGTTATCATGAACCTGGTacagaaggaagcagagaaatGTGACCGActcagtggatttttcacagtaATGAGCATGGCTGGTGGCACAGGATCAGGCATGGGAGCCTTTGTGACCCAGTGCTTAAGAGATGCTTTTCCAACCTCATTTATACTCAACCAGGTTATCTGGCCCTATGGAACCGGTGAG GTAATTGTTCAAAACTACAACTCAGTTCTGACACTCTCACACCTGTACCAGTCAGCAGATGCTCTCCTTGTTCACGAAAATGATGCCATCCACAAGATCTGTGCTCAGCTAATGAATATTAAAAAGATCTCCTTCAGGGATGTAAATCAAGTAATTGCACATCAGCTGGGAAGTGTGTTCCAGCCCACTTACTCCTCAGAAGGTGCCTCACAGTATAGCAGAAGCCCACTAG gagacttaATGGAGTCTTTAGTTCCCCATCCTGAATTCAAGATGTTGGGTCTTCGTAACATACCACAGATGTCAGAGAACTCCCTGACATACAGCACATTTACTTGGCCTGGACTCATCAAACATTTAAGACAGATGCTTATTGCTAATGCTAAGATGGAAGAAG GTATCAATTGGCAGGTGCGACCACCATTGCTTGTCCCTCCAAAAGCCTCTCCAAATAAGGCACTACATTTTAACACCTCCATTGCCAACCTGGTTGTCCTGCGAGGAAAAGATGTGCAAAGCATTGATCTAG GAGGTTTCAGAGATCCAGCATTGTATACATCCTGGCTAAACCCTCAAGAGGCCTTTAAAATATGGAAAACACCAAGAGCCTTTAACAAGTATGAAAAATCTGCTTCTTTGGTCAGCAACAGCCAGTTCCTGCTGCAACTTATGGACAACATTGTGGGGAAAGCTTGGAATATGTTTGCTTCCAA AGCTTATGTGCACCAGTACACTAAGTTTGGGATCGAAGAGGAGGACTTTCTGGACTGCTTCACAACTCTGGAACAGGTTCTGTCTAGTTATGCCAGCCTTTGA